Within Candidatus Terasakiella magnetica, the genomic segment AGGTTCCACACCGGGCTGATCGCCCTCACTTTTAAGGCCGTTATCTTCCGGCTTTACATCACGGCCTTCATATTCAACCACATCACCGCGATCCAAAATCCATTGGCGGCGCATAGGTGCCAAACCTTTATGAATATCGATTTTAGCATTGGGGTCCGAATAAGGACCGGACGTATCATAGGCCACCACAGGGCGCTCACCACCTTCAAGGTGGATACAGCGCATGGCAACGCTGACATCTTCATGGCTGTCAGAGCCAAAAAATACTTTCTCAGAACCCGGCAGTGAACCGGTAGTCACATCAAGCTTGGTCATGATTTAGGGATCTCCTAAAAATAATACATAAGGAGATCCGGGAGAAAGGCAGTTAGGGGAAATTGCGTCCATCCCTACGCCGGAACGACCCGGATCAGGTTCTAAGGGTTGTTTGCAAACACGCAAACTCTCAGCCAAGCAGCACCCCTTGGAATGGACTATAAGTGGGATAGTTGAGCAAAAAGGTCAAGAAACAAATCTAGAGCTGATCCAGATTATTTTAAAAGAGACGTCATGCTGGCCTTCACCAGCATAACAGCCTGCTTATTTCATTTCAGCTTCCATAAAGGTCACCTGAAGGCGACGCGCAGAAGATACCGGGTTTTTAATCAATGCTTCAAACGGTGTTGTCCCACCAGAAGCCACTTCTTTATCCTTGGTATCAACAACCACAAACTGGACTTCCTGATCTGTCGCATCATAAAGAGAGACACGCAACTGCGGAATCATCTGTGTGGTTTCTGAAATATTGCCCACATCACCTGCAATCACAAGGATATCGTCATTGCCTTCTTTGCGGCGCGATGAATGCACATCACGAATTTGCATCATCTCAGACAATTTCGGTTTCATGCCCATCATTTCCTGAGCCATGCCGAAATATTCGTCATAAATTTTATAATAGTCCCCGGCTTGTGGCACATATTGCATCACATACGGGCGACCAAAATGCACACCGGAGCCCAAAATGCCGATCAAAACAATCAACCAGAAAAGGAATTTAAAGAAACCCCCTTTCTTCTTTTTCTCTTTTAAGCGCACAGGCGCGGTGAAAACATCCGGAATATCATCAGAATCACCGACGTCATCTAAAACATCATCCGAGCTGTACATGGATTCGGCCATGGATTCCATGGGCTCAATATCATCGGTATCGCCAAAGATATCGTTAAGCTCTTCATCGCTTGGCATATCCTCTGTATCGAAACTATCGCTTGCTGATACAGGCTCAGGTGTGGCTTCCAGCTCAGGCTCGGGTTCCGGCTCAAAGGCAGGTTCCGGTTCTGGCTCGGGCTCAGGCTCTGGTGCGAAAACGGGTTCCGGCTCAGGCTCTGGTTCCGGCTCTGGATCAGGGATTACAATAGGTTTGGGCGCTGGCGGTGGGGGTGGCGGCGCTGCGGTTTCTTCATGTTCATTAAGATCAAGAACCGTATCATCATAGGGAAGCTGCTCCCACGAATGGCCACATTTGGCGCAACGCAACGTACGTCCGTCTTCCCCTAATGCGTTCAGGGGAACGGAATAATGTGCCGAACAGCTTGGACAACTAACAATCATGAGGCCACCAACTACTACCTAAGTCCTTATCTTTATAGGCGTTTCTTATAAGGTAAGCAAGACTACCCATCACCTAAAATACTCGTTAGTATCCACTTTAATACAATATATGTGAATAAGGTCTTAACGAAACAGCCAAGAATGCGTAAAAAGACTATCGAAAATAAATAATTATGGGACCACTCACTTGGTTATCATCAAACTGGAAAATATCGGTTTACGTTACGGGGTTGGACCGGAAGTATTGCGTGATGTGTCTTTATCACTCGAAGAAGGCGCGTTTCACTTCCTCACCGGGCCCAGTGGCGCTGGTAAATCCTCCCTCTTAAAACTCATGTATCTTGCCCATCGCCCTACGCGCGGGCTGATTTCCCTGTTTGGCAATGACATTGCAACGATTGATCGCCACAAGCTCCCTGCCCTGCGCCGTGAAGTCGGCGTTGTGTTCCAAGAATTTCGCCTGCTCGATCATCTTTCCACCTTTGATAATGTCGCCCTGCCTATGCGTGTGGCTAATATCCATGAAAAAGATATCAAAAAACATGTAACCGAATTGCTGGCTTGGGTCGGTCTGAAAAACCATATGGATGCACGCCCCAGCACCCTTTCAGGTGGTCAACAACAACGTGTTGCCTTGGCGCGCGCCGTCATCAAACGCCCCCGCCTGTTACTGGCCGATGAGCCCACAGGCAATGTGGATGATAAACTGGCCGTGCGCCTGCTTCATTTAATGGAAGAACTTAATAAGCTTGGCACCACCATCGTCATGGCAACCCACAACGAAGGGTTAGTGCGCCAGTTTGGTCATCCGCGTATCTGTATTGATGGCGGACGTGTGGAACAAATGGGACCCCTGCGCCCTGCACGCAAAGCCGCCGTGCGCATGGAAGGCAAAGTGACATGAGCTTTCTGTCTTTAAACCATCATAAAGACCTGCCCCTAGATAAAGACCCGGGCACGCGTTTTTTGCCATGGTTAATCGCCTTTATGGTCTATCTCGCTGCTCTTTCCGTGGTTGCGACCTCTATTATGCAATCGGTCTCAAATAGATGGGAGCGCGGGGTGAGCGATACATTGACCGTGCAAATCCCGCCTGCACGCAGTGTAAAAGAAGACCAGTCGCAAATTGAAAATGCGTTAAAGGTTTTGCGCAGCCATCCCGCTGTTGTTTTAGCCGAACCCATTGCCAAGTCCCATGTGCTGAAATTGCTAGAACCTTGGTTGGGCGGTACCGATTCGCTCGCTGATATGCCATTACCTCATCTCATTGATGTATCTTTGCGCAGTTCTGTATCCATGGATGCCCAAGGTCTTGTGGATGCTTTAAATAAAGTCGCACCCGGGGCGACATTGGATGACCACCGCGTCTGGCTGGATCGTCTTATTCGCATGAGCCAGACCTTAACCTGGGGGGCTTATATCGTTTTGGGGCTGATCTGTTTTGCCACCATCGGTACGATCTTTTTTGTGACCCGCACGGGCCTTGCCATTCACCATGAAGTCATTGAAGTGCTCCATCTCATTGGTGCCCAAGACAGTTATATTGCGCGCCAATTTGCTGAACATTCCATGGGGCTTGCCCTTCGCGGCGGGCTGTTAGGTTTGGCAGCAGCCGGACCAACCTTTGGGGCTTTTGCCTATTTATATCGCCAAGTTGAAAGTGCGCTCTTGCCACAGATTGATATTACCATCATTCAATGGATTGTGGTGTTGAGCCTGCCTGTTTTAGCTGCTTTCCTTGGCTATATGACCGCACGTTCTGCCGTGCTGCGCACCTTGCAGAAAATGGTGTAAGGATGGGGGGCTTTTCACAAAGAAAGCAACGTCGCCTCTTTGGCCCCTTTGTTCTCTCCCTCATATTGATCTGCGCGATTTGGGGGATTGGTTTTATCGCCTTTACCAATTATGTCCCGCGCCATATTCAAGATGGCGAAAGCCTGACCGATGGTATCGTCGTGCTAACAGGGGGCACCCATCGCCTTAATACAGGCCTTGCCTTACTGACTGATCAAAAGGCAGAAAAGCTTCTGATATCCGGTGTCTATCGCGGAGTGGACCTTGAACAATTGCTCTCTCTTTCAAAAAGTGCACCGCGCGAGCTGGAATGTTGCATTGATATCGGTCATGAAGCCTTTGACACCCGCGGCAATGCCAAAGAAACCATGCAATGGATCAAGAAAACAGGTTTTAAGTCTTTACGATTGGTCACAGCGAACTATCATATGCCGCGCAGCCTGCTGGAATTTTCCTTTTCCTTACCTGAAACCCATATCATCGCCCATCCGGTTTTCCCCGAACATGTGAAAATCGATCAATGGTGGCGTTGGCCGGGAACGGCCGAATTGCTGATCGGTGAATATAATAAGTATATTTTGGTCTGGTTACGCCAAGAATTGGCCCGACTGACAGATATTGAGTTTTTAAAATGACATTTATTCGTTCTCTTCTTTTTAATATTTACCTTTTTGGTGGCACGGCGCTGATTGCCTTGGTCTTATTAATCCTCATGCCTTTTTCCTCACAGGAAATGCGCAAAGGCTCTCAATTCTGGACGCGTTATGTCATGTGGGGTATGCGCAATATCACGGGCATTACCTATGAAGTGCGCGGTATTGAGCATTTGCCACAAAGCGGCGCAATTGTGGCTTGTAAGCACCAATCGGCATGGGATACTGCCATTTTTGTGCTGTTACGTATTTCCACGGCCTATATTTTAAAGCAAGAACTGCTTAAAATCCCGTTTTATGGATGGTACGTCAAACGCAGTGGTCACATTGCTGTTGATCGTAACGCAGGGGCAAGTGCATTGAAAAACATGGTGAGCGATGTGAGAAACGCACTGGAGAAAGAACGCAATGTGGTGATCTTTCCCGAAGGCACACGTTCAAGCCCCGGTGAACCCGGTACATACCATCCCGGTATTGCAGCGATTTATACCCAGACCAAACTGCCCGTTATTCCTGTGGCCTTAAACTCAGGCCTTCATTGGGGACGACGCAGCTTTTTGAAAAAACCGGGTAAAATCATCATGGAAATTATGCCGCCGATTGAAGCGGGCATGAAACGTCGTGACTTTATGGCGAAACTGGAAGAAACGATTGAAACAAAAACCAGAGAGCTTGAAGCCGAAGGTCAAAAAGCAGGAGAATAAATCATGGGTTTGGTCTTAATCGGATGCGGTAAAATGGGTGGGGCAATGTTGGAAGGCTGGCTGGATCAAGGCGTGCCAAAAGACACCATCCGTATTGTTGAACATTCTGCGGAACATGCCCAAGCCCTGCGCGATACCCATGATGTGCGCGTTATTGATGACATCAAGGATATTGAAGACGGTTTTCCAGCTGACATCGTTGTGCTGGCTGTCAAACCCCAAGGTATGGATGACGCCGCACAGTCCTGTCAGCGTTTTGGCAATAACACAACCTTCCTATCCATTGCTGCTGGTAAAACCGTTTCTTATTTTGAAGGCCATCTGGGTGAAAATGCTGCCATCATCCGCGTGATGCCCAACACACCCGCAGCCGTGCGCCGTGGCATCAGTGTGGCTTATGCTAATGATAAGGTGTCTGATGAAGCAAAAACCATCTGTACAGACCTGCTCGGTGCCATTGGGGAAGTGGCGTGGGTTGAAGATGAAGCTTTGATGGACCCGGTCACCGCTGTTTCGGGTTCTGGTCCGGCTTATGTTTTTTATATGACAGAATGTCTTGCTCAAGCGGGCATAAAAGCTGGCCTTTCTGAAGAACTAGCGACCCAGCTTGCGCGCGCCACCATTGCTGGTGCCGGTGAGCTTATGCGCCAAAGCGGCACGGATGCCAGCCAATTGCGCATCAATGTGACCTCGCCGGGTGGCACAACCCAAGCTGCCCTTGAAGTGCTGATGAGCGAGGACGGAATCGCGCCTGCCATGGACAAGGCGGTAGATGCTGCAACGCAACGTTCAAAGGAACTTGCAGGGTAACCTCCTACCTTTTTTCACTTTTTTTATCAGTTTTTATTTTTTCTAATATAATTAAAAAACAATTAGTTAGAGATTATCCTTACGCCTTTCGTATAGTTTTGTGCAGCCATTTTTGTGCGCCGCACAAAAAAATGATTGACTCTAAAATTGGTTTCCAGCATATTGGCTTCAGAAATTTTGCAGTGCAGCAAACTTATTTTACTTTTATTGGAGTTAATCACATGGCCGCAGCTAAAAAACCAGCTTCTCAAGCTAACCCATTCGCTTTCGACGCAACTAAAATGTTTGGCGATTTCGACCCGACTAAATTGATGGGCGAATTCGACCCTAAGAAATTCATGGGCGACTTCCAGAAAGCTTTCTCTGAATACAAAATCCCAGGTGTTGACGGCAACGTTATCATCGAAAGCCAAAAGAAAAACGTTGAAGCTTTGGCTCAAGCAAACAAAGTTGCTCTTGAAGGCATGCAAGCAGTATTCAAACGCCAAGCTGAGATCCTCGGTCAGGCTATGGAAGAAATGCAATCAACTTTCAAAGACCTTTCATCAACTGGTGAGCCACAAGATAAAGTTGCTCAACAAACTGATCTGGTTAAAGACGCTGTAGAAAAAGCTCTTTCTAACATGCGTGAGTTGGCTGAGATGGCTGGAAAATCAAACACTGAAGCTTTCGACACAATCCACACTCGTTTCACAGAGTCTCTGGACGAAGTTAAAGACCAAGTTCTTAAGCTTAAAAAATAAAACCTTCCCCCCTGTAAGGTTTGAGATGAAGGCCGTTTTGAGCAATCAAAGCGGCCTTTTTCATTTTGCAGGTGCGAAGCTTATCTTGACAAAAGTGCAAAAAACGTCGATAAGCCGCCTAGAAAGTCCTCATTTTAAGTGAGCTCACTTTCATATTGTTCCGTACGTGCTTTGTTAATGCACGTGCCCTTTAGTCTGATAGACAGACATATGGATGCGTTTCTTTGCCCCGATTTGGGCATCATGTGCGGAAGTTTTACAGGTTATCAGTTGCATTTCGATGACCTAAACGCAGATGATATAGGAACACATAACGTGACCACATTTGATATGTTGGGTCTGGCGCAGCCATTTCTTGACGCCGTTGAAAAGCAAGGCTTTGAAGCCCCGACCAAAATCCAAGACATTGCCATCCCCCATTTGATGAACGGGTTTGACCTCATGGGCGTGGCCCAAACAGGTGGCGGTAAAACAGCCGCATTTGTCCTGCCCATTCTTAATCGCCTTTTAGAAGAAAATGAGAAAACCGTATCTGGTAAACCGCGTTGCGTCATTTTGGCCCCAACACGCGAGCTTGCCCAACAGATCGGTGTTGCCGTTCGTTCCTTCACCAAAGGCCAAAAGATTTTCCATACAGTGATTTTCGGTGGCTCACCATATAAACAACAGCTCCAGCAACTCCAGCGCGGTGTTCATATTGTTGTGGCTACACCAGGTCGCCTCATGGACCATATGGAACGTGGCTCCATTAAGTTCGACTCCGTTCATACCTTCGTTTTGGATGAAGCTGATCGCATGTTGGATATGGGCTTTATCCATGATGTGAAAAAAGTCGCCGCTGAAATGCCAGACGAAAAACAGACCGTTATGTTTTCCGCTACCATGTCCAAACAGGTCCGTGCCTTAGCCGGTGGTTTGTTAAACAAACCCAAGCAAGTTGAAGTCGCGCGTGAAAACACGGTTGCCGAAACCATTGACCACCGCGTTTTGCACACAAAGCAAAAAGACAAACAGCGCCTTCTATCTCATCTGCTCGATGATCCGACTTTGAAAAAAGTCCTGATCTTTACCCGCACCAAAGCCATGGCAGATCGTTTGTGTGACAATCTCAAAGAACGCGGTCACAAAACAGATACCATCCATGGCGATCGCCAACAATCAGCCCGTCAACGTGTTTTGCGCGCGTTTCGCAATGGCAATATCGAATTGTTGGTTGCCACAGACGTTGCCGCACGCGGTATTGACGTGGCCGACATTTCCCACGTGATCAACTATGACATGCCCCTTGAAGGCGATGCCTATGTGCACCGTATTGGTCGCACAGGCCGTGCGGGTCAAAGCGGGATGGCCCTTTCATTTTGTACAGATGGTGAAAGCGATCTTCTGCAACAGATTGAGCGCACCATCAAACAACGCGTTGATGTAGATAAAGACCATCCTTTCCACCAAGACCCACTACCATTTAAAGCAGGTGGTGAGCAAAAACGTCGTCGCTTTGGCGGCGGTGGTGGTGGCGGCAACCGCAAATTTGGCGGTGGCGGCCCCAACAAGAGAAAACCTGAAGGTGGCTTTAAAAAGAAAACCGAGGGCGGCTTTAAGAACAAGTCTGACGGCGGTTTTAAAAAGCGCACTGATGGTGGCTTTAAAAAGCACAGCCCGAAAAAGACACACCGCAAAGGCGGTGGTCCACGTCGCGCGGCTTAAATAAAAGCGCCTTGACGAACTAAACAGCAAAAGCCTGTTCTGTTTTCCTAGACATATTGGGACGATAGGACAGGCTTTCTGCGATATGGTCCGCCTTCACATTCTCACACCCTTCCAAATCTGCCAAAGTGCGGGCCACACGCAAGACACGGTGATAGCCGCGCGCAGAAAGTTTCAATTTATTGGTCGCTTCCAACAGCAGGTTTTGCCCGGCTTGATCCGGCTGACTGATTTTTAAAAGAAATTCCCCATCGGCCTCTGCATTAGTGCGCAGGCCTTTTTCCTGATAACGTTCTTTTTGCACCATACGTGCGCGCAACACCCGTGCGCGCACCTCTTGTGTTCCCTCACTTGAAGGCGGCAGGTGCAAATCCATGGGGCTTACAGGCGGCACATCTAAATGCAGATCAATCCGGTCCAAAAGCGGACCTGAGATTTTATCACGATAGGTTTCTGCGCATTTGGGCGCACGCGAACAGGCAAGGGCCGCATCATCTAAATGCCCACAACGACACGGGTTCATAGCGGCAATAAGTTGCACGCGCGCGGGATAGCTCACATGGGCATTGGCACGCGCAATCTCAGCACGCCCAGTCTCTAGAGGTTGGCGCAAGGCTTCCAAGGCCGTGCGGTTATATTCAGGCAACTCATCTAAAAACAACACCCCAAGATGGGCCAAGGAAACCTCCCCGGGGCGCACGCGATGACCACCGCCAATCAAGGCAGGCATAGAGGCACTATGATGAGGATCGCGAAACGGGCGCTCCACCATCAAGCCGCCTTCAGGCAAGGTGCCTGCAATGGAATGGATCATGGAAACTTCCAAAGCCTCATGGGCATCAAGGGGTGGTAAAATACCGGGAAGGCGACGCGCCAACATGGATTTCCCCGCACCCGGGGGACCACAAAGCAAGAGATTATGGCTTCCAGCCGCCGCCACCTCTAATGCACGTTTGGCACTTTCTTGTCCGCGGATATCGCGCAAATCCGGCATCTCACCTGTGTTTTGTTGCACCACTTTAATGGGTTGTGGACGGTTTAAAAGCTGACGACCTTTAAAATGATTGACCAGTTCCAGTAAATCATGCGGAGCCAACACATCCAGATCCCCCGCCCAGACCGCTTCGCCGCCTTGGGGTTTGGGGCATAAAATATTGCGCTCACTCACTTGAGCATGAATGGCGGCAGGTAACACGCCTGTTACCGGAGAAATCCGCCCATCCAAGGCAAGCTCCCCCAACACAATAAAAGGCAAAAGCTCTTCCTCAGAAATCACCCCCATGGCGGCTAACAAACCAAGGGCAATAGGCAAATCAAAATGTGAGCCTTCTTTTGCCAGATCAGCAGGTGAAAGATTAACCGTGATCCTTTTAGGTGGTAAAGAGAGCCCCAACGCCGTAAGCGCTGCACGCACCCTTTCACGCGCCTCAGAAACCGCCTTATCCGCCAAGCCGACAATATTAAGGGCGGGAAGTCCTGTGGTGATTGAAACTTGGACTTCGACTTCAATAACGTCTATGCCACTAAAAGTAACTGTTGTAATGCGTGCCGTCATAAGAAAACCCTTTCATTTAATCCCTGTCATGCTGGGCTTGATCCTGCATTAAGGTGGATTCTGGCCTTCGCCAGAATGACGAATGCATGTTTGAAAGTTGCTATGAAAAGGTCAGGGGCATTTTATCCCTGTCATGCTGGGCTTGATCCAGCATCCAGATGGATTAATGGCGCAGACGGTCTCTGGGTTAAACTTACCCCCTAATATTGTCATGGTGACAATCTTTTAATTGTTACCTTTCCGAACAATCCCTATCTTGGAATAATTCAAAGTAATTAAGGATTCCCCTCATGGGTAAACGGGCTTGGACGATTATCATCTGCGGTGCACTGATTTTAGCCATCGGTATGGGCATGCGTCAAAACCATGGTTTGTTTATTGAACCCATGCGCATGGAACTGGGCTGGCAGTTGGGTGTGTTTGCCCTTGCCCTTGCCATCC encodes:
- a CDS encoding DUF3426 domain-containing protein, translated to MIVSCPSCSAHYSVPLNALGEDGRTLRCAKCGHSWEQLPYDDTVLDLNEHEETAAPPPPPPAPKPIVIPDPEPEPEPEPEPVFAPEPEPEPEPEPAFEPEPEPELEATPEPVSASDSFDTEDMPSDEELNDIFGDTDDIEPMESMAESMYSSDDVLDDVGDSDDIPDVFTAPVRLKEKKKKGGFFKFLFWLIVLIGILGSGVHFGRPYVMQYVPQAGDYYKIYDEYFGMAQEMMGMKPKLSEMMQIRDVHSSRRKEGNDDILVIAGDVGNISETTQMIPQLRVSLYDATDQEVQFVVVDTKDKEVASGGTTPFEALIKNPVSSARRLQVTFMEAEMK
- the ftsE gene encoding cell division ATP-binding protein FtsE is translated as MIKLENIGLRYGVGPEVLRDVSLSLEEGAFHFLTGPSGAGKSSLLKLMYLAHRPTRGLISLFGNDIATIDRHKLPALRREVGVVFQEFRLLDHLSTFDNVALPMRVANIHEKDIKKHVTELLAWVGLKNHMDARPSTLSGGQQQRVALARAVIKRPRLLLADEPTGNVDDKLAVRLLHLMEELNKLGTTIVMATHNEGLVRQFGHPRICIDGGRVEQMGPLRPARKAAVRMEGKVT
- a CDS encoding cell division protein FtsX is translated as MSFLSLNHHKDLPLDKDPGTRFLPWLIAFMVYLAALSVVATSIMQSVSNRWERGVSDTLTVQIPPARSVKEDQSQIENALKVLRSHPAVVLAEPIAKSHVLKLLEPWLGGTDSLADMPLPHLIDVSLRSSVSMDAQGLVDALNKVAPGATLDDHRVWLDRLIRMSQTLTWGAYIVLGLICFATIGTIFFVTRTGLAIHHEVIEVLHLIGAQDSYIARQFAEHSMGLALRGGLLGLAAAGPTFGAFAYLYRQVESALLPQIDITIIQWIVVLSLPVLAAFLGYMTARSAVLRTLQKMV
- a CDS encoding YdcF family protein, which encodes MGGFSQRKQRRLFGPFVLSLILICAIWGIGFIAFTNYVPRHIQDGESLTDGIVVLTGGTHRLNTGLALLTDQKAEKLLISGVYRGVDLEQLLSLSKSAPRELECCIDIGHEAFDTRGNAKETMQWIKKTGFKSLRLVTANYHMPRSLLEFSFSLPETHIIAHPVFPEHVKIDQWWRWPGTAELLIGEYNKYILVWLRQELARLTDIEFLK
- a CDS encoding lysophospholipid acyltransferase family protein translates to MTFIRSLLFNIYLFGGTALIALVLLILMPFSSQEMRKGSQFWTRYVMWGMRNITGITYEVRGIEHLPQSGAIVACKHQSAWDTAIFVLLRISTAYILKQELLKIPFYGWYVKRSGHIAVDRNAGASALKNMVSDVRNALEKERNVVIFPEGTRSSPGEPGTYHPGIAAIYTQTKLPVIPVALNSGLHWGRRSFLKKPGKIIMEIMPPIEAGMKRRDFMAKLEETIETKTRELEAEGQKAGE
- the proC gene encoding pyrroline-5-carboxylate reductase translates to MGLVLIGCGKMGGAMLEGWLDQGVPKDTIRIVEHSAEHAQALRDTHDVRVIDDIKDIEDGFPADIVVLAVKPQGMDDAAQSCQRFGNNTTFLSIAAGKTVSYFEGHLGENAAIIRVMPNTPAAVRRGISVAYANDKVSDEAKTICTDLLGAIGEVAWVEDEALMDPVTAVSGSGPAYVFYMTECLAQAGIKAGLSEELATQLARATIAGAGELMRQSGTDASQLRINVTSPGGTTQAALEVLMSEDGIAPAMDKAVDAATQRSKELAG
- a CDS encoding phasin family protein — its product is MAAAKKPASQANPFAFDATKMFGDFDPTKLMGEFDPKKFMGDFQKAFSEYKIPGVDGNVIIESQKKNVEALAQANKVALEGMQAVFKRQAEILGQAMEEMQSTFKDLSSTGEPQDKVAQQTDLVKDAVEKALSNMRELAEMAGKSNTEAFDTIHTRFTESLDEVKDQVLKLKK
- a CDS encoding DEAD/DEAH box helicase; amino-acid sequence: MDAFLCPDLGIMCGSFTGYQLHFDDLNADDIGTHNVTTFDMLGLAQPFLDAVEKQGFEAPTKIQDIAIPHLMNGFDLMGVAQTGGGKTAAFVLPILNRLLEENEKTVSGKPRCVILAPTRELAQQIGVAVRSFTKGQKIFHTVIFGGSPYKQQLQQLQRGVHIVVATPGRLMDHMERGSIKFDSVHTFVLDEADRMLDMGFIHDVKKVAAEMPDEKQTVMFSATMSKQVRALAGGLLNKPKQVEVARENTVAETIDHRVLHTKQKDKQRLLSHLLDDPTLKKVLIFTRTKAMADRLCDNLKERGHKTDTIHGDRQQSARQRVLRAFRNGNIELLVATDVAARGIDVADISHVINYDMPLEGDAYVHRIGRTGRAGQSGMALSFCTDGESDLLQQIERTIKQRVDVDKDHPFHQDPLPFKAGGEQKRRRFGGGGGGGNRKFGGGGPNKRKPEGGFKKKTEGGFKNKSDGGFKKRTDGGFKKHSPKKTHRKGGGPRRAA
- a CDS encoding YifB family Mg chelatase-like AAA ATPase, producing MTARITTVTFSGIDVIEVEVQVSITTGLPALNIVGLADKAVSEARERVRAALTALGLSLPPKRITVNLSPADLAKEGSHFDLPIALGLLAAMGVISEEELLPFIVLGELALDGRISPVTGVLPAAIHAQVSERNILCPKPQGGEAVWAGDLDVLAPHDLLELVNHFKGRQLLNRPQPIKVVQQNTGEMPDLRDIRGQESAKRALEVAAAGSHNLLLCGPPGAGKSMLARRLPGILPPLDAHEALEVSMIHSIAGTLPEGGLMVERPFRDPHHSASMPALIGGGHRVRPGEVSLAHLGVLFLDELPEYNRTALEALRQPLETGRAEIARANAHVSYPARVQLIAAMNPCRCGHLDDAALACSRAPKCAETYRDKISGPLLDRIDLHLDVPPVSPMDLHLPPSSEGTQEVRARVLRARMVQKERYQEKGLRTNAEADGEFLLKISQPDQAGQNLLLEATNKLKLSARGYHRVLRVARTLADLEGCENVKADHIAESLSYRPNMSRKTEQAFAV